Proteins from a genomic interval of Tolypothrix sp. NIES-4075:
- a CDS encoding GNAT family N-acetyltransferase, producing the protein MKTIIVPTKNLQLIACTLEIAQAELSDKSKFSELLNASVPNTWPPGFNDDETILFVINKLQEAPEESGWWSWYFVLNDVVTDARILIGNGGFKGKPTSDGIVEIGYSILPEFQNLGYGTEAIKALVSWAFTHPEVQEVIAETLPELKASQRILEKSHFTYVGQGSEEGIICYQLSRNRQMNLGAAN; encoded by the coding sequence ATGAAAACAATTATAGTCCCAACAAAAAACTTGCAACTAATTGCTTGCACCTTGGAAATTGCCCAAGCAGAACTTAGTGATAAATCAAAATTTTCTGAGCTACTGAATGCATCAGTACCGAATACCTGGCCACCTGGATTTAACGACGATGAAACGATTTTGTTTGTTATAAATAAATTGCAAGAAGCTCCTGAGGAATCAGGATGGTGGTCTTGGTACTTTGTACTAAACGATGTAGTTACAGATGCACGTATTCTCATCGGTAACGGCGGTTTCAAAGGTAAGCCAACGTCTGATGGCATCGTCGAAATTGGCTATTCAATTTTACCAGAGTTTCAAAACTTGGGATACGGTACAGAAGCCATCAAAGCGCTTGTATCTTGGGCATTCACTCATCCTGAAGTTCAGGAAGTTATAGCAGAAACTCTGCCAGAACTAAAAGCTTCACAAAGGATTTTGGAAAAAAGCCATTTTACATATGTTGGGCAAGGTTCCGAGGAGGGAATAATTTGTTATCAGCTTTCTCGCAATCGCCAAATGAATTTAGGAGCAGCAAATTAA
- a CDS encoding PP2C family serine/threonine-protein phosphatase: protein MECPNCRTAVLVNDQFCEECGTSLTAVGCEKCGAQPEAIDNEGFCSVCGFRKEVLERLEITIDSRLAGVSDRGLRHHRNEDYLALQTVNNNTHILIVCDGVSSSSNPHIAAQTATESASTALIAAIKQKENPESAIKSAVAAALSSLCNIPCTKSINDEPPSTTIVAAVVQQNTATIGWLGDSRAYWISDNNSRQLTKDDSWLSEVVAAGEMTQVQAKQSPQANAITRWLGADAIDDAIPSIINFTIPSSGYLLLCSDGLWNYAPQPQQLANLIQQTSHTNAITICRSLIEFARHSGGHDNITVALLSL, encoded by the coding sequence ATGGAATGTCCAAACTGTCGAACCGCAGTACTGGTAAACGATCAATTTTGTGAAGAATGCGGTACATCCTTAACAGCAGTGGGATGTGAAAAATGTGGCGCCCAACCAGAAGCAATTGACAATGAAGGATTTTGCTCAGTTTGTGGATTTCGCAAAGAAGTTCTGGAGCGACTTGAGATAACGATTGACTCGCGTCTAGCAGGAGTAAGCGATCGCGGACTCAGACACCACCGCAACGAAGATTACCTTGCCCTGCAAACCGTTAATAATAACACTCATATTCTTATCGTTTGTGATGGAGTTTCCAGTTCTAGCAATCCTCATATAGCCGCACAAACTGCCACCGAAAGCGCTTCTACAGCATTAATCGCCGCCATCAAACAAAAAGAAAATCCCGAATCAGCCATCAAATCAGCCGTAGCTGCCGCCCTCTCATCCCTATGTAATATTCCTTGTACTAAAAGTATCAATGATGAACCGCCATCAACAACCATTGTCGCCGCCGTAGTCCAACAGAACACCGCTACCATCGGTTGGCTCGGTGATAGCCGCGCTTATTGGATTTCAGACAACAATTCCCGACAATTAACTAAAGACGATTCCTGGCTGAGTGAAGTAGTTGCAGCCGGCGAAATGACACAAGTCCAAGCCAAACAATCTCCCCAAGCAAACGCCATTACCCGCTGGTTAGGCGCAGATGCCATTGACGACGCCATCCCCTCCATCATCAACTTCACCATTCCCAGTTCCGGATATTTACTGCTGTGTAGCGACGGATTGTGGAACTATGCCCCCCAACCACAGCAACTCGCCAACCTAATACAGCAGACATCACATACAAATGCCATCACCATCTGCCGATCGCTAATCGAATTCGCCCGTCACAGCGGCGGACACGACAACATCACCGTCGCCCTTCTCTCCCTATAA
- a CDS encoding vWA domain-containing protein: protein MPNQFKAEVFQNQFLPQGAREVHAIMTVTVQADDSLATTPNNSRLFGIICDTSGSMGGKKIHAARDAMVKVVNLLPEDAYFFIVTGASKASVICPVSKATFEKKTWAIAAIKEIYASGGTLMSTWLNEALEQFKKMPNAVRQALLLTDGQNDDSDESKLNKILSSCEGVFQCDCRGVGTDWRVAQLQKIANKLLGTTDIIPNAEMIEVDFRAILEKAMSKDVSDVAMRLWTPQGAKILFCKQVSPDIVDLTHRAKIVKTQVVDYPTGAWGKQESRDYHFCIEVNPGNVGDEMLAGRASLVYTNNGVETKIVEARILATWTDDDAKSTKIDRRVAHYTGQAELAQSIQEGLEARAKGNIEIATAKLGKAVKLAHESGNEATAKLLKTVVDIEDAPTGTVRLKKAVAKEDEMALETRSTKTTRIQKSQS from the coding sequence ATGCCTAACCAATTCAAAGCCGAAGTCTTCCAAAACCAATTTTTACCCCAAGGCGCCAGAGAAGTTCACGCCATCATGACCGTCACCGTCCAAGCCGATGACAGCCTAGCTACAACCCCCAACAACAGCAGATTATTCGGTATTATTTGCGACACATCCGGCTCAATGGGAGGTAAAAAGATTCACGCGGCAAGAGATGCGATGGTCAAAGTCGTAAATCTTCTGCCAGAAGATGCCTACTTCTTCATCGTCACAGGTGCTAGTAAAGCCAGTGTGATTTGTCCAGTGTCAAAAGCTACATTTGAGAAAAAAACGTGGGCGATCGCCGCCATCAAAGAGATTTATGCTAGCGGTGGCACACTCATGTCAACTTGGTTGAATGAAGCTTTAGAACAATTCAAAAAAATGCCAAACGCCGTTCGTCAAGCATTACTACTTACAGACGGACAAAACGACGATTCAGACGAATCTAAACTCAATAAAATTCTCTCTTCTTGTGAAGGAGTCTTTCAATGTGATTGTCGAGGTGTCGGTACTGATTGGCGAGTTGCCCAACTCCAGAAAATTGCGAATAAACTGCTGGGTACAACTGACATCATCCCCAACGCCGAGATGATTGAAGTTGACTTTCGAGCGATTTTAGAGAAAGCCATGAGCAAAGATGTCAGCGATGTCGCTATGCGCTTGTGGACTCCCCAAGGAGCAAAAATACTTTTCTGCAAACAAGTAAGTCCCGATATTGTAGACCTCACACATCGCGCCAAAATTGTCAAGACCCAAGTTGTAGATTATCCTACCGGCGCTTGGGGAAAACAAGAATCCCGTGATTACCACTTCTGCATCGAAGTTAATCCCGGCAACGTTGGTGATGAAATGTTAGCCGGTCGCGCAAGTTTAGTTTACACAAACAACGGTGTAGAAACGAAAATTGTTGAAGCTCGTATTCTGGCAACTTGGACTGACGACGATGCTAAATCGACCAAAATTGACAGACGAGTTGCTCACTACACCGGACAAGCAGAACTTGCCCAATCGATTCAGGAAGGATTAGAAGCGCGTGCCAAAGGTAATATTGAAATCGCCACTGCCAAGTTAGGCAAAGCAGTAAAACTTGCCCATGAATCTGGTAACGAAGCAACAGCCAAACTCTTAAAAACTGTAGTTGATATAGAAGATGCACCCACAGGAACAGTGCGATTAAAAAAAGCTGTTGCTAAAGAAGATGAAATGGCGTTGGAAACTCGTTCTACCAAAACTACCCGCATTCAAAAATCACAAAGCTAG
- a CDS encoding FHA domain-containing protein has protein sequence MTNDISTYKCLKGHESTESDYCSECGVKILGVGEQPRVTNAIASPTPQNITLETCPACSVPRELNSGDFCEICGYNFVTGVHGEVPIVEKMRGQGGGGGQGDSLETPWRLLGDKESNSSFPPSPHPPLSPSPPTWELVVTIDPSLRHPESPEAPTNQEAIAFRVDKANNLIGRNSQARAIEPEIALDFDNAVSHRHALLNLQSDGSLTLRDINSSNGTKLNGVELKPMVDALLQDGDEFTLGHWTRIAVKAVRQSL, from the coding sequence ATGACAAATGACATCTCTACTTATAAATGTCTCAAAGGTCACGAATCAACCGAGTCTGATTATTGTTCAGAGTGTGGTGTGAAGATTCTCGGTGTAGGTGAACAACCAAGAGTGACAAATGCGATCGCTTCACCCACACCACAAAACATAACTCTCGAAACCTGCCCAGCTTGCAGCGTACCCCGCGAACTTAACAGCGGCGATTTTTGCGAAATTTGCGGTTACAACTTCGTCACCGGCGTTCATGGGGAAGTGCCCATTGTTGAGAAGATGAGGGGACAGGGGGGAGGTGGGGGACAGGGAGACTCCTTGGAGACTCCTTGGAGACTCCTTGGAGACAAGGAGAGTAATTCTTCTTTCCCCCCCTCTCCCCATCCCCCCCTCTCCCCCTCTCCCCCCACCTGGGAACTTGTTGTCACCATCGATCCATCCCTAAGGCATCCAGAAAGCCCAGAAGCACCAACAAATCAAGAAGCGATCGCCTTTCGTGTAGATAAAGCAAATAACCTTATCGGTCGTAATAGCCAAGCAAGAGCAATTGAACCAGAAATTGCTCTGGATTTTGACAATGCTGTTTCTCACCGTCACGCTTTGTTAAACCTTCAGTCAGACGGTTCTTTAACTCTGCGCGATATTAATTCTTCTAACGGGACTAAGCTTAACGGGGTGGAATTAAAGCCAATGGTGGATGCACTTCTACAAGATGGAGACGAATTTACTTTAGGACATTGGACTCGAATCGCTGTCAAAGCCGTCCGCCAATCTTTATAA
- a CDS encoding tRNA-(ms[2]io[6]A)-hydroxylase has protein sequence MLSSQLPTINVLKQPTSYAWIQQAIANLDIILLDHSHCERKAAGVALNMMFRYPSNTKMVRELTAIAREELEHFELVNQWLERRNIPLAPLSPPPYGVDFKAQVRPKEPERFLDSLLVTGLIEARSHERLGLLATHCPEPELAKFYRGLMASEARHFGTYWVLADTYFDREIVMQRLNELAMIESELLSTLHPEPRIHS, from the coding sequence GTGCTTTCTTCTCAATTACCGACGATTAACGTCCTAAAACAACCTACCAGTTATGCTTGGATACAACAAGCGATCGCTAATTTAGATATTATTCTTCTTGACCACTCCCATTGCGAACGCAAAGCAGCTGGTGTGGCATTAAACATGATGTTTCGCTACCCTTCCAATACTAAAATGGTACGGGAATTAACTGCGATCGCTCGTGAAGAATTAGAACATTTTGAGCTAGTCAATCAATGGCTAGAACGTCGCAATATTCCCCTTGCGCCATTATCACCACCTCCTTACGGTGTCGATTTCAAAGCACAAGTTCGACCCAAAGAACCAGAACGATTTTTAGATTCTTTATTAGTCACCGGTTTAATTGAAGCTCGCAGTCACGAACGTTTAGGATTATTAGCAACTCATTGCCCCGAACCAGAACTAGCCAAATTTTATCGCGGTTTGATGGCATCAGAAGCCCGACACTTTGGTACTTACTGGGTTTTAGCTGATACTTATTTCGACCGAGAAATTGTCATGCAACGCCTTAATGAATTGGCAATGATTGAAAGTGAATTATTATCAACTTTGCACCCAGAACCGAGAATTCATAGTTAA
- a CDS encoding VOC family protein, which translates to MTLQFTYVRLLVSNFEACFVFYRDIMEFDIAWGDENGAYAEFKTGNTKLALFKQHLMAEAVGNANQPSFVECQDRSALIFAVDNVDETYQQLTKKDVRFVTEPCDRPDWGTRTAHFRDPDRNLIEINSNLGS; encoded by the coding sequence ATGACCCTCCAGTTCACATATGTAAGACTGCTAGTCTCCAATTTCGAGGCTTGCTTTGTTTTTTATCGAGATATCATGGAATTTGATATCGCTTGGGGCGATGAAAATGGTGCGTATGCTGAGTTTAAAACCGGAAATACCAAGCTTGCTTTATTTAAACAACACTTAATGGCTGAAGCAGTTGGAAATGCCAATCAACCGTCTTTTGTGGAATGCCAAGATAGAAGTGCCTTGATTTTTGCAGTAGATAACGTAGATGAAACATATCAACAACTTACAAAAAAAGATGTAAGATTTGTGACTGAGCCATGCGATCGCCCAGACTGGGGAACTAGAACAGCGCACTTTCGCGATCCTGATAGAAATCTGATTGAAATTAATAGTAATTTAGGTTCCTAA
- a CDS encoding IS1/IS1595 family N-terminal zinc-binding domain-containing protein encodes MHSPKCNSNNIVKNGRTHYGKQRFKCQNCGRQFVESPLILLS; translated from the coding sequence ATGCACAGCCCTAAATGCAACTCAAACAATATTGTCAAAAATGGACGCACTCACTACGGAAAACAGCGGTTCAAATGTCAAAATTGTGGACGACAATTTGTTGAAAGTCCATTAATACTTCTTTCATAA
- a CDS encoding thiol-disulfide oxidoreductase DCC family protein: MSDKSFNQPPSWKIKLLYDGECPLCVREVNFLTFRDAGRGLVAFVDIAADDYNAEANGGVDYETAMGRIHAVLPDGTLVKNVEVFRRVYETLGMGWVYAATKLPIVGAIANFLYGIWADLRLSLTGRADLQTLVRLRHSRLECKTQERCRLMDGDE; encoded by the coding sequence ATGAGCGATAAATCTTTTAATCAGCCACCGTCATGGAAAATCAAACTGCTCTACGACGGTGAATGTCCTTTGTGCGTGCGCGAAGTTAACTTTTTGACGTTTCGTGATGCGGGTCGGGGGCTGGTAGCGTTTGTAGATATTGCGGCTGATGATTATAACGCCGAAGCAAATGGCGGAGTTGATTATGAGACTGCAATGGGGCGCATCCATGCTGTATTGCCAGATGGAACGCTAGTTAAAAATGTTGAAGTATTTCGCCGCGTTTACGAAACTTTAGGAATGGGGTGGGTTTATGCTGCAACCAAGTTGCCAATTGTAGGTGCGATCGCTAACTTTCTATATGGCATTTGGGCAGACTTGCGACTTTCACTTACAGGACGAGCGGATTTACAAACTCTTGTGAGACTGCGCCACTCTCGGCTGGAGTGTAAAACCCAAGAGCGTTGTCGGTTAATGGATGGGGACGAGTAA
- a CDS encoding ComF family protein has product MSNFIKGLLNLFLESNCPLCQRQTSQEFCQYCVKQLHSCHLAKPNSRWQESIPVFAWGMYSGSLKRAIAAMKYENHPQIARPLGQWLGEAWLNSLSCDRRLIVVPIPLHPSKQKKRGYNQAALIAESFCQTTGLKLKQNGLARVRETEAQFGLSASGREKNLAEAFALGKEFSQCRPDVPVLLIDDIYTTGATAKSAVSVLHQCGIAVEGLAAVATAVKERLTKNM; this is encoded by the coding sequence ATGAGTAATTTTATTAAAGGCTTACTCAACCTTTTTCTTGAATCTAATTGTCCTCTATGCCAGCGCCAAACATCTCAAGAATTTTGTCAATACTGTGTTAAACAGTTACATAGTTGTCACTTAGCTAAACCCAATAGTCGTTGGCAAGAATCAATACCAGTCTTTGCTTGGGGGATGTATAGCGGTTCTCTAAAAAGAGCGATCGCTGCCATGAAATACGAAAATCATCCCCAAATCGCTCGCCCTTTGGGACAATGGTTAGGTGAAGCATGGTTAAATTCGCTCTCTTGTGACCGACGCTTAATAGTTGTTCCCATTCCACTCCACCCCAGCAAGCAAAAAAAACGCGGTTACAACCAAGCCGCGCTCATAGCAGAAAGCTTTTGCCAAACAACCGGGTTAAAATTAAAACAAAATGGTTTGGCAAGAGTGCGAGAAACCGAAGCACAATTTGGTTTATCTGCATCTGGGCGAGAAAAAAACTTAGCAGAAGCTTTTGCTTTAGGAAAAGAATTTTCTCAGTGTCGCCCAGATGTGCCAGTGTTGTTAATTGACGACATTTACACTACTGGTGCTACTGCTAAATCTGCGGTGTCAGTACTTCATCAATGTGGAATTGCCGTAGAGGGATTAGCAGCGGTTGCTACTGCTGTAAAAGAAAGATTAACAAAGAATATGTAG
- a CDS encoding PPC domain-containing protein has protein sequence MISKAFGASLRQVIIVPATLLAIGMSTTAAFAQNKLYTPIPLPNTAEISDTLSDKDIPTGQGGFARDYLVKLTKGDNLAVDLSSDSFDGIITLLAPDGSTVAENDDGPDGSSNSLLFTRVTETGNYIIRVRSFGETGVGAYKLKVTKLQPVK, from the coding sequence ATGATAAGTAAAGCTTTCGGGGCAAGTTTGAGGCAAGTAATAATTGTTCCTGCTACATTGCTGGCAATTGGTATGAGTACAACAGCAGCTTTTGCTCAAAATAAGTTGTATACTCCCATACCTTTACCTAATACTGCGGAAATTTCTGATACGCTTTCAGATAAAGACATTCCCACCGGTCAAGGTGGATTTGCTCGTGATTACCTTGTGAAACTGACCAAGGGGGATAATCTCGCAGTTGATCTGTCCTCTGATAGCTTTGACGGCATCATCACACTGCTAGCTCCTGACGGATCGACAGTAGCAGAAAATGATGACGGTCCCGATGGTAGCAGTAATTCTCTGCTATTTACCCGCGTTACAGAAACAGGAAATTACATCATTCGTGTCAGGTCTTTTGGAGAAACTGGAGTTGGTGCTTATAAACTCAAAGTGACAAAGTTGCAACCAGTTAAATAA
- the cobS gene encoding adenosylcobinamide-GDP ribazoletransferase, whose translation MTNEEQWWKKSLSQIAASVIFYTAIPLPYLDKLDFSEVARFAPMIGLVIGGILGLFDTAMNYLGMAVLTRSALVVSVWIAITGGLHLDGVMDTADGLAVGDKERRLSVMADSATGAFGAMAAIALLLLKTTALTDIHQNRWLVLMAACGWGRWGQILAIAQYPYLKLTGKGAFHKEAIRSYKDCLPALLLLSCLSGLEILIDKRLFFALGMTLAGSAIAFVTGAWFNYKLGGHTGDTYGAVVEWTEALFLCVLTAL comes from the coding sequence ATGACTAATGAAGAACAATGGTGGAAAAAAAGTTTGTCCCAAATAGCAGCTTCAGTTATATTTTATACTGCAATACCTTTGCCATATTTGGACAAGTTAGACTTTTCAGAGGTGGCACGCTTTGCGCCGATGATCGGATTGGTGATTGGGGGAATTTTGGGGCTATTTGATACTGCGATGAATTATCTGGGTATGGCAGTATTAACTCGTAGTGCGTTGGTAGTTAGTGTTTGGATTGCGATTACGGGAGGATTGCATTTAGATGGAGTAATGGATACTGCTGATGGGTTAGCGGTAGGTGACAAAGAACGACGATTGTCGGTGATGGCAGATAGTGCGACAGGTGCGTTTGGGGCAATGGCAGCGATCGCCTTGCTATTATTAAAAACAACCGCATTGACAGACATCCATCAAAACCGTTGGTTAGTTTTGATGGCTGCTTGTGGGTGGGGACGTTGGGGGCAAATTTTGGCGATCGCTCAATATCCTTACCTCAAATTAACTGGTAAAGGCGCATTTCATAAAGAAGCAATTCGTTCTTATAAAGATTGCTTACCAGCATTATTGCTGCTGAGTTGTTTGAGTGGCTTAGAAATTTTAATCGACAAACGCCTATTTTTTGCGCTAGGGATGACACTGGCAGGAAGTGCGATCGCTTTTGTGACTGGTGCTTGGTTCAATTACAAATTAGGCGGACATACAGGAGATACATACGGTGCAGTCGTTGAGTGGACTGAAGCCTTATTTCTCTGTGTACTGACCGCACTGTGA
- the tgt gene encoding tRNA guanosine(34) transglycosylase Tgt has translation MNSTFSFQCLACCSQTKARVGVFFTPHGIVETPRFMPVGTLANVKTLTPAQLKDTGAQMVLSNTYHLHLQPGEGIVAGGGGLHKFMGWNGPMLTDSGGFQVFSLSEMRKITEDGVRFRSPHDGQIINLTPERSIEIQNTLGADVIMAFDECPPYPATRQEVEAATARTYRWLQRCIAAHQRSDQALFGIVQGGVYLDLRSQAAVALAKLDLPGYAIGGVSVGEPPELIANIVQATAPLLPPDKPRYLMGVGTYREMAIAIASGVDLFDCVIPTRWARHGTAMVLGDRWNLKNAKFREDFTPLDETCGCYTCQNFTRAYISHLVRSQEILAYTLLSIHNISELIRFTQKIREAILGDRFTTEFGHWLTPGEMG, from the coding sequence TTGAATTCCACATTCTCTTTTCAATGCCTTGCTTGCTGTAGCCAGACAAAAGCGCGGGTTGGGGTGTTTTTTACGCCTCATGGTATCGTTGAAACTCCACGGTTTATGCCAGTGGGGACTCTCGCAAATGTCAAAACCTTGACACCTGCCCAATTAAAAGACACAGGGGCGCAAATGGTGTTATCAAATACTTATCATCTCCACCTGCAACCTGGTGAAGGAATTGTAGCTGGGGGTGGGGGGTTGCATAAGTTTATGGGCTGGAATGGTCCAATGCTGACAGATTCTGGTGGGTTTCAAGTTTTCAGCTTGAGCGAAATGCGAAAAATCACTGAAGATGGTGTAAGATTTCGCTCACCCCATGATGGTCAGATTATTAACTTAACACCAGAGCGCTCAATCGAGATTCAGAATACTCTGGGGGCGGATGTGATTATGGCTTTTGATGAATGTCCGCCTTATCCAGCTACTCGCCAAGAGGTGGAAGCCGCCACAGCGCGTACTTATCGCTGGTTACAACGTTGTATTGCGGCGCATCAACGCAGCGATCAGGCGTTGTTCGGTATTGTACAGGGAGGCGTGTATTTAGATTTGCGTTCTCAGGCGGCTGTGGCTTTGGCTAAGTTAGATTTGCCCGGATATGCGATTGGTGGTGTGAGTGTGGGAGAACCGCCAGAATTAATTGCGAATATTGTCCAAGCGACAGCGCCACTTTTACCGCCAGATAAGCCGCGTTATTTGATGGGTGTAGGTACTTATCGAGAAATGGCGATCGCCATCGCTTCTGGTGTAGATTTATTTGATTGCGTCATTCCCACTCGTTGGGCGAGACATGGTACAGCAATGGTACTGGGCGATCGCTGGAATTTGAAAAATGCTAAATTTCGTGAAGATTTTACGCCATTAGATGAAACTTGTGGTTGTTACACTTGCCAAAACTTTACCCGTGCGTATATATCTCATTTAGTGCGATCGCAAGAAATTCTGGCTTACACTTTGTTGAGCATTCACAACATCAGCGAACTGATACGCTTTACCCAAAAGATAAGAGAGGCTATTTTAGGCGATCGCTTCACTACAGAATTCGGTCACTGGCTTACTCCTGGAGAGATGGGGTGA
- a CDS encoding photosystem II reaction center protein K: MEAALLLAKLPEAYQIFDPLVDVLPVIPVFFLLLAFVWQAAVGFR, translated from the coding sequence ATGGAAGCTGCACTATTATTAGCAAAATTGCCGGAAGCTTACCAAATTTTCGACCCATTGGTAGATGTTCTACCAGTCATTCCCGTTTTCTTTTTGTTGCTAGCTTTCGTTTGGCAAGCAGCCGTGGGTTTTAGGTAA
- a CDS encoding 2Fe-2S iron-sulfur cluster-binding protein: protein MGNIKFVKENKEVIAANGANLRLKAMQNNIDIYKFIGKMTNCGGGGNCGTCIVEIVEGIENLSPRTDAENRILKKKPENYRLACQTVVNGAVSVVTKP from the coding sequence ATGGGTAACATCAAATTTGTTAAAGAGAATAAAGAAGTAATAGCAGCAAATGGTGCTAATTTGCGGCTTAAAGCTATGCAAAACAATATTGACATCTATAAATTTATTGGCAAAATGACGAATTGTGGCGGTGGTGGTAATTGCGGCACTTGTATTGTTGAGATAGTCGAAGGAATAGAAAATCTTTCACCGCGTACAGATGCAGAAAACCGGATATTGAAGAAAAAGCCGGAAAATTACCGCCTCGCTTGTCAAACTGTGGTTAATGGTGCAGTCAGCGTAGTCACAAAGCCTTGA
- the psbM gene encoding photosystem II reaction center protein PsbM, producing the protein MQVNELGFVASILFVLVPAVFLLILYIQTASREGGKDN; encoded by the coding sequence ATGCAAGTTAATGAGTTAGGGTTCGTAGCGAGCATTTTGTTCGTACTAGTTCCCGCCGTGTTTTTACTCATTCTTTACATCCAAACTGCCAGCCGCGAAGGTGGAAAAGATAATTAA
- a CDS encoding universal stress protein, giving the protein MIQKILLAVSGLGHAEEMLKTLTQLPSIQKAKVTVLHVVPGKTTTEAMTTKWEEGGRILANAIQTLNLDPSQISSILRQGDPKDVVCQVADEIDADLIIMGSRGLKRLQSILSNSVSQYVFQLSSRPMLLVKDDIYVKNIKRIMVAMDKSDAAKHCLKLATFLLQGIPGGQLILANVDTDLRGKSSEITEVSSEKNPVFAAAVAEAQRYAVPARCYTSSGKPGEEICRLAEELNVDLLLLGSPDRRPSIAKSFVDIDRLIGASLSDYVRVNATCPVLLARTEA; this is encoded by the coding sequence ATGATCCAAAAAATTTTGCTAGCTGTCTCTGGATTGGGGCACGCTGAAGAAATGTTAAAAACTTTAACACAATTGCCATCCATCCAAAAGGCAAAAGTTACAGTTTTGCACGTTGTACCTGGAAAAACTACCACTGAAGCAATGACAACTAAGTGGGAAGAAGGTGGTAGAATTCTAGCTAATGCGATTCAAACTTTAAACTTAGATCCTAGCCAGATTTCTTCAATTTTGCGGCAAGGAGATCCCAAAGATGTAGTTTGTCAAGTCGCCGATGAAATCGACGCTGATTTGATAATTATGGGTTCACGCGGATTGAAGCGACTGCAATCGATTTTATCAAACTCAGTTAGCCAGTACGTTTTTCAATTATCTTCTCGCCCGATGTTGCTGGTAAAAGATGACATTTATGTCAAAAATATTAAGCGGATTATGGTGGCAATGGATAAATCTGATGCTGCAAAACACTGCTTAAAATTGGCTACATTCTTATTGCAAGGTATTCCCGGTGGTCAGTTAATTCTTGCTAATGTTGATACAGATTTACGCGGCAAATCATCGGAAATAACCGAAGTTAGTTCCGAAAAAAATCCTGTTTTTGCAGCGGCAGTTGCAGAAGCCCAAAGATATGCTGTACCTGCTCGTTGTTATACTAGCAGTGGCAAACCCGGTGAAGAAATTTGTCGCTTGGCAGAAGAATTGAATGTAGACTTATTATTACTCGGTTCGCCCGATCGCCGTCCTTCAATTGCCAAGAGTTTTGTAGATATAGACAGACTAATAGGCGCTTCTTTATCTGACTACGTTCGCGTTAATGCCACTTGTCCGGTATTACTAGCCAGAACCGAAGCCTAA